A genomic stretch from Thermomonospora umbrina includes:
- a CDS encoding ATP-dependent helicase, which yields MISPGELARLLEIPEPTAEQAQVIQAPLAPMAVVAGAGSGKSETMAARVVWLVANGFVRPERVLGLTFTRKAAAELAARVRRRLDQLRERLPEDELTRLGGEALFDGEPVVSTYHSYAARLFGDHALREALEPTMRLVSPAVAWQIASRVVDDHTGPMDRIDWQPDTVVKAVMELAGDLAEHLRTPEHVREVGRWLDERYASLPKPLKAQKDILARHAVREQLLPLVEAYAAAKARREVIDYGDQMSLAARIAYKHPEVGMIERSRYSVVLLDEYQDTSHAQLVLLKSLFGGGHPVTAVGDPCQSIYGWRGASAGNLLRFSHDFPMGPAPAPIVQLSVSWRNGERILDAAARVQRDLREEAKVVPRLYSGDSRRERGRVECALFLTVEDEAERIAKRVKRLLASEPDIAPDGRPWDEGPLKCSDIAVLARKRSQFPLIRRSLEERGIPVEVVGLGGLLTVPEVQDVVATLRVMHDPTAGASLARLLTGPRWRIGPHDLVALGRRARDLARETSRDVVPPPEDASVGGAAVPARDVVPPSDTAPADASMRDAATGPARDVAAPSGASTGDASVGGAAVPARDVVPPSGAPLADASERRAGAAPARGVAVPGDAPVGADAGGSGGEDPLRQVVTELNQETGSLVDALDDLGAPDAYSPEGLTRLRRLAAELRGLRGQVGLPLPDLVTEVERVLGLDIEVAARSGLDPVTARADLDAFVDAAATFAGDAEDPTLGAFLAYLKAAETEEFGLEAGRVGESDSVKLLTMHAAKGLEWPVVIVPGLSFTPLKSGGPAKGSVFPSPPQNPTRWTVNPRLLPFPLRGDRADLPVLRGLAKEDLAAFDEACAERDFREERRLAYVAVTRASHLLIATGYWWGTSSRSLGPSPFLEEIREACMAGAGSVAVWTEPPEESAANPLLAEDTAAEWPATPEGRRHEAIVEGARMVNDAMVGRITRWAGDAGLTDADRGRMSAWARDVELLLAERDRGRGGDGHLVELPAQLTVSTLVSLSRDPAALARSIRRPMPRPPAPFARRGTAFHRWLESRWGQQRLLGPDDLPGAADEGAADDSDLPRLRERFEASEWASREPHDIEVAFETIVGDRVVRGRMDAVFRTADGGYEIVDWKTGRPPSVEEARHNAVQLAAYRLAWSQLMDVPLEKVSAAFHYVSANRTVRPADLLDANGLTELLETVRSVD from the coding sequence ATGATCTCGCCGGGAGAGCTGGCGCGGCTGCTGGAGATCCCGGAGCCGACCGCCGAGCAGGCGCAGGTGATCCAGGCGCCGCTGGCCCCGATGGCGGTGGTGGCCGGGGCGGGGTCCGGCAAGAGCGAGACCATGGCGGCGCGCGTCGTGTGGCTGGTCGCGAACGGGTTCGTACGGCCCGAACGGGTCCTCGGCCTGACGTTCACCCGCAAGGCGGCGGCAGAGTTGGCCGCCCGCGTCCGCCGCAGGCTCGACCAACTCCGCGAACGGCTGCCCGAGGACGAGCTGACCCGGCTCGGCGGCGAGGCCCTGTTCGACGGGGAGCCGGTCGTCTCCACGTACCACTCGTACGCCGCCCGCCTGTTCGGGGATCACGCCCTGCGGGAGGCCCTCGAACCCACGATGCGGCTGGTCAGCCCCGCCGTGGCCTGGCAGATCGCGTCCCGGGTGGTGGACGACCACACCGGCCCCATGGACAGGATCGACTGGCAGCCGGACACGGTCGTCAAGGCCGTCATGGAGCTGGCCGGCGACCTGGCCGAGCACCTGCGCACGCCCGAGCACGTTCGCGAGGTGGGCCGCTGGCTGGACGAGCGGTACGCGTCCCTGCCCAAGCCGCTCAAGGCGCAGAAGGACATCCTGGCCAGGCACGCCGTTCGTGAGCAGTTGCTGCCGCTGGTCGAGGCGTACGCCGCCGCCAAGGCCCGGCGCGAGGTCATCGACTACGGCGACCAGATGTCGCTGGCCGCCCGCATCGCGTACAAGCACCCCGAGGTCGGGATGATCGAGCGTTCCCGCTACTCGGTCGTGCTCCTCGACGAGTACCAGGACACCAGCCATGCGCAGCTCGTCCTGCTGAAGTCGCTGTTCGGCGGCGGGCATCCGGTGACCGCCGTGGGCGACCCCTGCCAGTCCATCTACGGCTGGCGCGGGGCCAGCGCGGGCAACCTGCTGCGCTTCTCCCACGACTTCCCGATGGGGCCCGCGCCCGCGCCGATCGTTCAGCTCTCGGTGAGCTGGCGCAACGGCGAACGGATCCTGGACGCCGCCGCCCGCGTCCAGCGCGACCTGCGGGAGGAGGCGAAGGTCGTCCCGCGCCTGTACTCGGGCGACAGCCGACGTGAGCGCGGCCGGGTCGAGTGCGCGCTGTTCCTCACCGTGGAGGACGAGGCGGAACGGATCGCGAAGCGCGTCAAGCGCCTCCTGGCGTCCGAGCCCGACATCGCGCCCGACGGCAGGCCATGGGACGAGGGGCCGCTGAAGTGCTCCGACATCGCGGTGCTGGCCCGCAAGCGCTCCCAGTTCCCGCTGATCCGCCGTTCCCTGGAGGAACGGGGCATCCCCGTCGAGGTGGTGGGCCTGGGCGGTCTCCTCACCGTCCCGGAAGTGCAGGACGTCGTCGCCACGCTGCGCGTCATGCACGACCCGACCGCCGGGGCGTCGCTGGCCCGCCTGCTGACCGGCCCCCGCTGGCGAATCGGCCCCCACGACCTCGTCGCCCTCGGCCGCCGCGCCCGCGACCTCGCCCGCGAAACCTCCCGCGACGTCGTCCCCCCTCCGGAGGACGCGTCGGTGGGGGGCGCGGCGGTGCCCGCTCGCGACGTCGTTCCTCCCTCGGACACGGCCCCGGCGGACGCATCGATGCGGGACGCGGCGACGGGGCCCGCCCGTGACGTCGCCGCTCCTTCGGGTGCGTCCACGGGGGATGCGTCGGTGGGGGGCGCGGCGGTGCCCGCTCGTGACGTCGTTCCTCCTTCGGGCGCGCCACTGGCGGACGCTTCGGAGCGGCGCGCGGGGGCCGCGCCTGCCCGCGGCGTTGCGGTGCCCGGGGACGCGCCGGTGGGGGCGGACGCCGGAGGTTCGGGTGGGGAGGACCCGTTGCGGCAGGTCGTCACTGAGCTGAACCAGGAGACGGGGAGCCTCGTCGACGCGCTCGACGACCTGGGCGCGCCCGACGCGTACTCGCCCGAGGGGTTGACCCGGCTGCGCCGGCTCGCCGCCGAGTTGCGGGGGTTGCGCGGGCAGGTGGGACTGCCGCTGCCCGACCTGGTCACCGAGGTGGAACGGGTCCTCGGCCTGGACATCGAGGTCGCCGCCCGTTCGGGCCTGGACCCCGTGACGGCCCGCGCCGACCTGGACGCGTTCGTCGACGCCGCCGCGACCTTCGCGGGGGACGCCGAGGACCCCACGCTGGGCGCGTTCCTCGCGTACCTCAAGGCCGCCGAGACGGAGGAGTTCGGGTTGGAGGCGGGCCGGGTCGGCGAGAGCGACAGCGTCAAGCTCCTCACCATGCACGCCGCCAAGGGCCTCGAATGGCCGGTCGTGATCGTTCCCGGCCTGTCCTTCACGCCGCTGAAGAGCGGCGGCCCCGCCAAGGGCTCCGTCTTCCCGTCCCCGCCGCAGAACCCCACGCGCTGGACGGTCAACCCCCGGCTGCTGCCGTTCCCGCTGCGCGGCGACCGCGCCGACCTGCCGGTGTTGAGGGGGCTGGCCAAGGAGGATCTCGCCGCCTTCGACGAGGCGTGCGCCGAACGCGACTTCCGGGAGGAACGCCGCCTGGCCTATGTGGCCGTGACCCGCGCCTCCCATCTGCTCATCGCCACCGGCTACTGGTGGGGCACGTCCAGCCGTTCCCTCGGCCCGTCGCCGTTCCTGGAGGAGATCCGCGAGGCGTGCATGGCCGGCGCGGGCTCCGTCGCGGTGTGGACGGAACCGCCCGAGGAATCCGCCGCGAACCCGCTGCTGGCGGAGGACACCGCCGCCGAGTGGCCCGCCACCCCCGAGGGCCGACGCCACGAGGCCATCGTGGAGGGCGCCCGCATGGTCAACGACGCCATGGTCGGCCGCATCACCCGTTGGGCCGGCGACGCGGGGTTGACGGACGCCGACCGGGGCCGCATGTCCGCCTGGGCCCGCGACGTCGAACTCCTCCTCGCCGAACGCGACCGTGGCCGCGGCGGCGACGGCCACCTCGTCGAGTTGCCGGCCCAGCTCACCGTGTCCACCCTGGTGTCGCTGTCCCGCGACCCGGCCGCCCTGGCCCGCTCGATCCGCCGCCCCATGCCGCGCCCGCCCGCCCCGTTCGCCCGGCGCGGTACCGCGTTCCACCGCTGGCTGGAGTCCCGCTGGGGCCAGCAGCGCCTGCTGGGCCCCGACGACCTGCCCGGCGCCGCCGACGAGGGCGCCGCCGACGACTCCGACCTGCCCCGCCTGCGGGAACGCTTCGAGGCGTCCGAATGGGCCTCCCGCGAACCCCACGACATCGAGGTCGCCTTCGAGACCATCGTCGGCGACCGCGTCGTCCGAGGCCGCATGGACGCCGTCTTCCGCACCGCCGACGGCGGCTACGAGATCGTCGACTGGAAGACCGGCCGGCCTCCGTCCGTTGAGGAGGCCCGCCACAACGCGGTCCAACTCGCGGCCTACCGGTTGGCGTGGTCCCAGCTCATGGACGTCCCGCTGGAGAAGGTCAGCGCGGCGTTCCACTACGTCTCCGCCAACCGCACCGTCCGCCCGGCGGACCTTTTGGACGCGAACGGCCTGACCGAATTGTTGGAAACGGTCCGCTCGGTGGATTGA
- a CDS encoding LamG domain-containing protein, with the protein MNVRRTVAFLTAAVTGLGLGLVQPVVVQPPTAAAEVTDSRPPVDPMRVAVEAAMEKAEKSGKPTPVWQLTGERREVVARPDGLLEQNLTTAPARTWRSGGWVDVDTDLRRADDGSVAPVATTVGLRFSGGGKGPFVRMIRAGREFSLGIPGDLPEPRLEADSATYVDVPFKGVDLQVRALEDGFSHSFVVRNAQAAADPRLARLQLQMGGGLAVGSDGRGGLKVKDPGSGGVMFEAPQPQMWDATLTEPTEGSVARVKPTERVRKELEKAPGPASKVRPLAATVTGKTLNLVPDRTLLTDRSVTFPVVIDPAWRTPLSTAAVMVNTDYATDTSWADEGMGICKNGDPHMSNCGGDGTVTKRLFYTFKPAGWKDQAVIAAEFEVNEVWAYNCTASEMQVWRTKQPSGATTWGQQAGTNFAGFWQQKLAYKSVAHGNEGIGCNDHTVEFRSTELREYVESLNTVDSPTLTFGLKAADEGSVTGWKRFSNKAALRLVINVRPTQPGLGGMRMSNGTSVNGICQPANDPLIVTGYPAKLQAEITDPNVGEKLQGEAVLAWDDGTGWRDQVTNITSDVRNESDDVDNPTTYTFAMSSSTHHIFIPENKLVSWRARGWDFKKNQDTGQDTNEWQSASLWSNASDLDSPGGVRHACHFIIDTARPPAPKVTSADGRYPQKPPNLGWYGAAGVAGKFDIRAGSTAAADKPTSYRIHLSGWTSPREVPADANGNLLGYSITPDSSGEKMLKVEAKDQANRTSAQAIYEFRVNHTTPYEGYWRLDEQGGSSAVNEMDTGLHNLQLKGTDYTWKTPAKIGTGLTVNVDSDSATRGYAETSQRVVDPTQSFTVAAWVKLDKKTWYSTAVGQDGEVNSSFYLTYNHGKDRWALTNRGEVAQALSAQPPQIGKWTHLVGVYDAASKQYKLYVNGVHEGTSGTVPAWNGGDGPLTVGRGKTEGSPVDFFPGTIDDVRVQRKAVTLAEAQRLFYGTVAARWKLDANANGSTLDDTGIGLVLKNRATTATAARCGEKVIDGGCLVLGDPSETQVVGDDHAVTTGPIIRSDQSFSVAGHVMLSSFPTGRETLFSQAGTNTNAFTVRFNRQASGGNGAWEIDVPDSDAAGVVRRTVQHESCRVCNEENAPDHVALVYEAPRRTLSLYVNGLLSAQLESTRDDVSIFRANGAFGIGAMVQGGVASEFLRGTVDDVWVYQGDLKDGQIIELAAGQSGLTRENAP; encoded by the coding sequence GTGAACGTGCGACGCACTGTTGCCTTTTTGACGGCGGCGGTCACGGGTTTGGGTTTGGGCCTGGTCCAACCTGTCGTCGTCCAGCCTCCAACGGCTGCCGCCGAAGTGACCGATTCCCGGCCTCCGGTGGACCCGATGCGCGTCGCCGTTGAGGCGGCGATGGAGAAGGCGGAGAAGTCGGGGAAACCGACTCCGGTGTGGCAATTGACCGGGGAACGCCGTGAGGTGGTCGCGAGGCCGGATGGTCTTCTGGAGCAGAATCTGACGACGGCACCGGCGCGGACGTGGCGCTCGGGTGGCTGGGTGGACGTCGACACGGATCTGCGGCGTGCCGATGACGGTTCGGTGGCGCCCGTGGCCACGACGGTGGGTCTGCGGTTCTCCGGTGGGGGCAAGGGTCCGTTCGTGCGCATGATCCGGGCGGGCCGGGAGTTCTCCCTGGGGATCCCGGGCGACCTTCCTGAGCCGCGGCTCGAAGCGGATTCGGCGACGTATGTCGATGTGCCGTTCAAGGGCGTGGATCTGCAGGTCAGGGCGCTGGAGGACGGGTTCAGTCACAGTTTCGTGGTGCGGAACGCCCAGGCGGCGGCCGACCCGCGCCTCGCTCGTCTGCAGCTTCAGATGGGCGGCGGTCTGGCCGTCGGTTCGGATGGGCGTGGCGGGTTGAAGGTCAAGGACCCGGGCTCGGGCGGCGTGATGTTCGAGGCGCCCCAGCCGCAGATGTGGGACGCGACGTTGACGGAGCCGACGGAGGGTTCGGTCGCCCGCGTCAAGCCCACCGAGCGGGTGCGCAAGGAGCTGGAGAAGGCGCCCGGCCCCGCGTCGAAGGTGCGCCCCCTGGCGGCGACCGTCACCGGAAAGACGCTGAACCTGGTGCCCGACCGGACGTTGCTCACGGATCGCTCGGTGACCTTTCCCGTGGTCATCGACCCGGCTTGGCGGACCCCGCTGTCCACGGCCGCGGTCATGGTCAACACCGACTACGCCACCGACACCTCGTGGGCGGACGAGGGCATGGGCATCTGCAAGAACGGCGATCCGCACATGAGCAACTGCGGCGGCGACGGGACCGTCACCAAGCGGCTCTTCTACACCTTCAAGCCGGCGGGCTGGAAGGACCAGGCCGTCATCGCGGCCGAGTTCGAGGTGAACGAGGTCTGGGCCTACAACTGCACCGCGTCTGAGATGCAGGTATGGCGGACCAAGCAGCCCAGCGGGGCGACCACGTGGGGACAGCAGGCGGGCACCAACTTCGCCGGCTTCTGGCAGCAGAAACTGGCGTACAAGAGCGTGGCCCACGGCAACGAGGGCATCGGATGCAATGACCACACGGTGGAGTTCCGTTCCACGGAGCTGCGGGAATACGTCGAGAGCCTGAACACCGTCGACAGTCCGACCCTGACGTTCGGTCTCAAGGCGGCCGACGAGGGCAGCGTCACCGGCTGGAAGCGGTTCAGCAACAAGGCGGCCCTCCGGCTGGTCATCAACGTTCGGCCGACGCAGCCCGGCCTGGGCGGGATGAGGATGAGCAACGGCACCAGCGTCAACGGGATCTGCCAGCCGGCGAACGACCCGCTCATCGTGACGGGCTACCCCGCCAAGCTCCAAGCCGAGATCACCGACCCGAACGTGGGCGAGAAGCTGCAGGGCGAGGCCGTTCTGGCCTGGGACGACGGCACCGGCTGGCGGGACCAGGTCACCAACATCACATCCGACGTCCGCAACGAGTCCGACGATGTGGACAATCCGACGACCTACACGTTCGCCATGTCGAGTTCCACGCATCACATCTTCATTCCGGAGAACAAGCTGGTCTCGTGGCGGGCCAGAGGTTGGGATTTCAAGAAGAATCAGGATACCGGGCAGGACACGAACGAATGGCAATCGGCGAGCCTGTGGAGCAACGCCTCCGACCTCGACTCGCCGGGCGGAGTCAGGCACGCGTGCCACTTCATCATCGACACCGCTCGGCCGCCCGCGCCGAAGGTGACCTCGGCGGATGGTCGGTATCCGCAGAAGCCGCCGAACCTCGGCTGGTACGGGGCCGCGGGGGTCGCCGGGAAGTTCGACATCAGGGCGGGCAGCACCGCCGCCGCGGACAAGCCGACGAGCTACCGCATCCACCTCAGTGGGTGGACGTCTCCCCGTGAGGTTCCCGCGGACGCCAACGGAAACCTTCTCGGCTACTCGATCACCCCGGACAGCTCGGGCGAGAAAATGCTGAAGGTCGAGGCGAAGGACCAGGCCAACAGGACCAGCGCCCAGGCCATTTATGAATTCCGTGTCAACCACACGACCCCCTACGAAGGCTATTGGCGCCTGGACGAGCAGGGGGGCTCCAGCGCGGTCAACGAGATGGACACCGGCCTGCACAACCTCCAGCTCAAGGGGACCGACTACACCTGGAAGACGCCGGCCAAGATCGGCACCGGACTCACCGTGAACGTCGACTCGGACTCCGCCACGCGCGGGTACGCCGAAACGTCTCAGCGCGTCGTCGACCCCACCCAGAGTTTTACCGTCGCGGCCTGGGTCAAGCTGGACAAGAAGACCTGGTACTCGACGGCCGTCGGCCAGGACGGGGAGGTCAACAGCTCGTTCTACCTGACGTACAACCACGGCAAGGACCGATGGGCCCTGACGAATCGTGGAGAGGTCGCGCAGGCGCTTTCAGCGCAACCCCCCCAGATAGGGAAATGGACCCACCTGGTCGGTGTCTACGATGCCGCCAGCAAGCAGTACAAGCTGTACGTCAACGGTGTGCACGAGGGCACCTCGGGGACCGTACCGGCCTGGAACGGCGGCGATGGCCCCCTCACCGTTGGGCGGGGAAAGACGGAGGGATCCCCGGTCGACTTCTTCCCGGGAACCATCGACGACGTCCGCGTGCAGAGGAAGGCGGTGACCCTGGCGGAGGCGCAGCGTCTGTTCTACGGCACGGTGGCGGCCCGTTGGAAGCTGGACGCGAACGCCAACGGCAGCACCCTCGATGACACCGGGATCGGGCTGGTGCTCAAGAATCGGGCCACGACGGCGACGGCCGCGCGTTGTGGGGAGAAGGTGATCGACGGCGGTTGTCTGGTTCTGGGTGATCCGTCGGAGACGCAGGTGGTCGGTGACGACCACGCGGTGACGACCGGCCCGATCATCCGCAGTGACCAGAGCTTCTCGGTCGCGGGTCATGTGATGTTGTCGTCATTCCCGACCGGGCGGGAGACGTTGTTCTCTCAGGCGGGGACGAACACCAATGCGTTCACGGTGCGTTTCAACCGCCAGGCGTCGGGCGGGAACGGGGCGTGGGAGATCGACGTCCCCGACAGTGACGCGGCGGGCGTCGTTCGCAGGACCGTGCAGCACGAGTCGTGTCGGGTCTGCAACGAAGAGAACGCGCCGGATCACGTGGCACTGGTGTACGAGGCGCCGCGGCGGACGCTGAGTCTTTATGTGAACGGCCTGCTGTCGGCACAGTTGGAGTCGACCCGGGACGACGTCAGCATTTTCCGTGCCAATGGTGCTTTCGGGATCGGCGCGATGGTCCAGGGCGGCGTGGCGTCGGAGTTCCTGCGGGGGACGGTCGATGACGTGTGGGTCTATCAAGGTGACTTGAAGGACGGCCAGATCATCGAGCTCGCCGCCGGTCAGTCGGGTCTGACCAGGGAGAACGCACCCTGA